In Vicia villosa cultivar HV-30 ecotype Madison, WI unplaced genomic scaffold, Vvil1.0 ctg.004337F_1_1, whole genome shotgun sequence, the following are encoded in one genomic region:
- the LOC131641971 gene encoding probable xyloglucan endotransglucosylase/hydrolase protein 23 has translation MHSSNTSLDIYCHPFYSIGCNNILSCFEMKMKGSTWFLPLVVATLFVVASAGNFNQDFEITWGDGRAKILENGQSLSLSLDKSSGSGFRSKNEYLFAKIDMQLKLVPGNSAGTVTTYYLSSLGPTHDEIDFEFLGNLSGDPYTLHTNVFTQGKGNREQQFHLWFDPTKDFHTYSILWNPQSIIFSVDGTPIREFKNLASKGVDFPKNQPMRIYASLWDAENWATRGGLVKTDWSQAPFTATYRNFNAQVCVWTSSGSSCSSNKSPSSSLSQSWLRESLDSNGLAKVQWAQKNYMIYNYCTDTKRFPQGPPSECLP, from the exons ATGCATTCATCAAATACATCACTTGACATCTACTGTCATCCTTTCTATAGCATTGGTTGCAATAATATtctaagttgttttgaaatgaaaaTGAAAGGTTCTACATGGTTTCTTCCCCTTGTTGTGGCCACTCTTTTTGTGGTTGCATCCGCCGGTAACTTTAATCAAGACTTTGAAATAACATGGGGTGATGGTCGTGCAAAAATTCTTGAAAATGGACAGAGTCTTAGCCTCTCTTTAGACAAATCCTCTGGTTCTGGATTTCGTTCTAAAAATGAATACTTGTTTGCAAAAATTGATATGCAACTCAAACTTGTGCCTGGTAACTCTGCTGGCACAGTCACTACCTATTAt CTATCTTCTCTAGGGCCTACTCATGATGAAATAGACTTTGAATTTCTTGGTAACTTAAGTGGTGATCCTTATACTCTTCATACAAATGTATTCACACAAGGAAAAGGCAATAGAGAACAACAATTCCATTTGTGGTTTGACCCCACCAAGGACTTCCACACTTATTCTATTCTTTGGAATCCTCAAAGCATCAT ATTCTCTGTAGATGGAACACCAATTAGAGAATTCAAGAATTTAGCATCAAAAGGGGTTGATTTTCCAAAGAACCAACCTATGAGGATATATGCTAGTCTATGGGATGCTGAGAATTGGGCCACAAGAGGTGGGCTTGTCAAAACAGATTGGTCCCAAGCCCCATTCACAGCCACATATAGAAACTTCAATGCTCAAGTTTGTGTTTGGACTTCTTCAGGCTCTTCTTGTTCTTCCAACAAATCTCCATCATCTTCGTTATCTCAATCATGGTTAAGAGAATCATTGGACTCAAATGGATTAGCTAAAGTTCAATGGGCgcaaaaaaattatatgatttataaTTATTGCACTGATACTAAGCGTTTTCCACAAGGACCCCCTTCCGAATGTCTTCCTTAA